From Loxodonta africana isolate mLoxAfr1 chromosome 2, mLoxAfr1.hap2, whole genome shotgun sequence, the proteins below share one genomic window:
- the LOC100663571 gene encoding olfactory receptor 2T33-like: MEKRNATSDFILLGLFQHTSFHIFLFIVLLTIAIASLMGNALMILLIHRDHRLHTPMYLLLSQLSFMDMMLVFTVVPKMASGFLTGKKSISPAECGLQIFAFLTLGGGECFFLAAMSYDRYVAVCHPLRYNILMNWQLCLRMTLGSWFLGAADGLMQAVATLSFPFCSAHEIDHFFCEAPSLLHLACADTSIFEHVMYICCVVMLLVPLFLILTSYSLILAAVLYMPSTEARKKAFVTCSSHLAVVGLFYGAAIFTYMRPKSYRSANHDKVVSAFYTIFTPVLNPLIYSLRNNEVIGALKRWLGKCTNLKHQ, translated from the coding sequence ATGGAGAAGAGAAATGCCACTTCAGATTTTATTCTCTTGGGACTCTTTCAGCACACTAGCTTCCACATCTTCCTCTTCATTGTGCTGCTGACAATAGCCATTGCTTCCCTGATGGGGAATGCCCTCATGATCCTCCTGATTCACAGGGACCACCGGcttcacacacccatgtacttacTGCTGAGCCAACTCTCTTTCATGGACATGATGTTGGTTTTCACCGTTGTGCCCAAAATGGCATCTGGCTTTCTGACAGGCAAGAAGTCCATCTCCCCTGCTGAATGTGGATTACAGATCTTTGCCTTCCTCACCTTGGGTGGTGGAGAGTGCTTCTTCTTAGCAGCCATGTcctatgatcgctatgtggcAGTGTGTCATCCACTACGATATAACATTCTCATGAACTGGCAACTGTGCCTGAGAATGACCTTGGGGTCTTGGTTTCTGGGGGCAGCTGATGGTCTCATGCAGGCAGTTGCTACCCTGAGCTTCCCTTTCTGCAGTGCTCATGAGATTGATCATTTCTTCTGTGAGGCCCCCTCACTGCTGCATTTGGCTTGTGCTGACACTTCAATCTTTGAACATGTCATGTACATCTGTTGTGTGGTAATGCTCCTTGTGCCTTTATTTCTCATCCTAACCTCCTACAGTCTCATCCTAGCTGCAGTTCTCTACATGCCTTCTACAGAAGCCCGCAAGAAGGCCTTTGTCACATGCTCATCACACTTGGCTGTGGTGGGACTCTTTTATGGGGCTGCCATTtttacctatatgagaccaaagtcCTACAGATCAGCTAACCATGATAAGGTTGTGTCAGCTTTCTATACTATCTTTACTCCTGTGTTGAACCCCCTCATTTATAGTCTGAGGAACAATGAGGTGATAGGAGCCTTGAAAAGGTGGCTTGGGAAATGCACTAACTTAAAACATCAATAA